In Armatimonadota bacterium, the genomic stretch CCCGTGAGGTCACGGTGGTTGCGATCAATAGCGAAGGTGCGTTGCGCAACCGAGCTTGGTCAGAAGACAACCGGCGTTATGTCGATAAGATGACGAACGGTCGTGCGGGTTACGTTCATGTTCCGGATACAGCCGGTGGAGGTTGGACCTCCTTCATACGTTACTACTACTCACAGGTTGGAAAGGACGGAATTGTGGTTGACGAGCGCTTTAATCAGGGCGGTCTGATCGTTGACTACATCGTTTACGAAATGAGCAAGGTTCTGGACGGGGCCTTCACGCCTCGTGATGGACGCGACTGGCCGACTCCAGGGGCAACCATTTTTGGCCCGAAAGTCTTGATCACCAACCAGTTCGCAGGTTCGGGTGGCGACATGTTCCCTTGGCTGTTTAAGCATAAGAAGATCGGTCCAATCATTGGGAAAAGGACCTGGGGAGGCCTCGTTGCCTCGTTCGGCTTTCCGACTGTTGATGGCGGAAACATCAACTCGCCCAACTGCGCGTTTTACAACGTTGATGAAGGGAAGTGGGATGTGGAGGGGCACGGTGTTGATCCCGATTTTGACATCGAACTCGACCCATACCTGTGGCGCCAGGGCAAGGATTCACAATTGGAAAAGGCAATTCTCGAAATCAACAAACGCCTAGCCAACTACAAGGCTCCTGCTCTGAAGCGACCAACCAACCCAGACAAGAGCAAGATCGGCAACTGAAGCTCTGAGTCGCTTCTTCCTGGGGATCACCGCGGGGAGAAGCGACTTTTAGAGTAACTCGAAAAGGGATTCTAGTTTCGTAACGGCTTGCCAGTTTCAAGCATGTGCGCGACTCGAGCTTTTGTTTCGGGCCTTTGGCAAAGTAGGAGGAAGCGTTCGCGTTCGAGGCGGAGGCAGTCTTCGTAGGAGGTTGCTTTCACCATGCAGTGCTTCAGCTGGTCGCCGATGAGTACGTCGTAGGCGGTGTAGGTGGGGTCTTTGAGCTTTTCGTCGACCATGCCGGCGGTGTGCGGGGGCATCGGTGTCCAATCTTGGGCGGGTGTGGGCTCTACGGTCAACGCTAGCTCGCGGGCGCGGGTGATGAGCATATCAGGGTGGAAGGCGACTTTGTCTTGGTCGCGCAGGAATCCGTTTTGGCGGGCTTCGACGGCGTTTGTGGCAACGTAGCCACTGGTCATGAGTCCAATGGTGTCGCGCATCATCTGGGGGCCGCCCTGGCTGCGCTGTCGCATCATTGTGACGCCACGTCCGCCGGGGATGAGGCCGACCCTTGACTCAGGAAGTCCGATCTGGGCGTCGGAAAGGGCAACGACCTGAGGGCAACTCATGGCGAGCTCCAACCCGCCGCCGAGGGCGTAGCCGTGAAGTGCGGCAACGACTCGCCGAGAGGCGAGTTTCTCGCCGAGGGATTGAAGGCGCTCAAGAGCGGATTCGATCCCGATCCAGTCTTCGCGTTCTATGGCGTCGAGGAAGAATTTGAGGTCGAATCCGACGGAGAACGCCTTGGTGGATGAGGCGAAGACGAAGCGGCCCTCGGGCTCTTGGTCGAGCAAGGCGTGGAGATCTTCGACTCCTTGGGGCGGCACGGAGCCCATCTTGGTCCGCAGCTCAAGACTGCGGACGCCTTCGCCGAGGTCGCGGACATCCACGAGACCTTGGGTTGCGACAATCGGGTAGTCGGTGAGCGGGCGGTAGGCGGGTTCGCGGACGATTGCGAATCGCTCAAACTCGGTTGGAGCCAGCTGACCTTCAGCGGTGTAGAACTGCTTATCGGCACCCAGAACCGTCTGTGAACCGATCATGTCGATCATCTCGAACGGCCCGGCTTCCCAGCCGAAGCCCCACTGCATGACTCGGTCGAAGTCTTGGACGGAGTAGCAGATGGATGCTTTGAGGTAGTCGGCGTAGCGAAGCGTGGGCAGCAGATAGAGCCGAAGGAATTCGCCGACTTCGTCTCGTGCGGAAAGGCCGATCTTAAGCCGCTCGGCAAGAGGCTTGCGTAGGTTGTCGGTGACGGTGGGAAGGTTGGGCTCGATGCGGGGATGATAAGCGTGGGTGGTGAGGTTGAACGAGAGGTAGTCGTGGCCAATTTTGTCGTAGTAGCCCTTTCCTGCCTTGTTACCGATATTCCCATGGCTTAGGAGGTGGTCCATCGACTTGGGGTTGATGAGGGTGCCGATGTAGGGATCTTCGGGGCAGCGAGCAAACTGATTCCGGGCGATATCTTGCATGATATCAAGTCCGACAATGTCGTTGAGGCGGAATGATCCAGATCGGGGACGACCGAGGAAGGGGCCTGTGATCAGGTCCACTTGCTCGATGGAAAGCTGAAGCTTTTCGGCGATATGAATGGCGTGGTACATCGACCACATTCCGTAGCGGTTGGCGATAAAGCCGGGGGTGTCAAGAGCGTGTACGACCCGGCGGGCGACACGCTTCTCGAGGAATTCGGTGACCGCTGCGTGGGCTTCGGGGGTAGTGTGGTCGGTGTCAATGAGTTCGAGGAGTTTGAGATAGCGCGGAGGGTTGAAGAAGTGGGTTCCGAAGAATCTTTTCTTAAAGGAGTCAGATCGGCCCTCGACGAGAAGGGAAATTTCTAGGCCGCTGGTGTTGGTGGAAATCAGGGCGTCTGGATCGAGCAAGGTTTCGAGTTTGTCGTAGAGGGCTCGCTTTGCGTCGAGCTTTTCGATGATGGCTTCGCAGACCCAGTCGGCACCTTTGACCCAGTCGAGATTCTCTTCGATGGAACCGAGACGGATTTTGTCTGCGGTGCCTCGAACGAAGAAGTGAGGGGGCTTTGCGGTCTTAGCGCGGTCGAAGCATGCGTTGACCGATTGGGTCGTTAGGTCTAATAAGGTGACGTTAAAACCAACATTTGCTAGGTGTGCGGCGATGCCAGACCCCATGGTTCCTGCGCCAATGACGCATACTGTATTACCTGTCTTCAACCGATTGGCCAGTGAACCCACAATACTGCTAAGGATACCGACCAAGAAAGGTTCCTGGCTTCCCTTCATTGACAGGTAAAAATGCCGAAGCTATAATTGGCATACAAACCAAACACACATGATGAAAACTACCGAGGTGAACACCCATCGCAGGATTTAGGGGACGACGTCCCGTCCGACCAGAGCCAGGCCCAGATATCAACGGCCGGCTTCTGAAGCACCGTGAGCTACGAATTGTCGGCTCAGAAGGTGAACAGCTAGGGGTCATGACGACCCGAGATGCGCTTGATCAGGCACGAAGCCAGGGGTTGGACCTTATTATGGTCGCGCCTCATGCGCAGCCTCCGGTGGCAAAAATTGCCGATTATGGCAAGCACAAATACCTTGAGGGCAAACTTGGAAAGGATAAAAAGCCCAAAGGACAGGAATTAAAGGGTATAAAGATAAGTCCGCGTATCGCAGAAAACGACATGGCGCACTTGTCACGGAACGCAATCAAGTTCCTTGAGCACGGCGACAAAGTCAAAGTCACCTGCATGTTTCGACAGCGCGAGCTTGCTCACCCAGAAAACGGATTGAAGCGACTCGAGCATTTTGCCGAACTGGTGAGCGAAGTGGGTACGGTCGAAAGACCACCGAATTTGGATGGGCGCCAGATGATCATGGTGCTGATGCCAAAGCCGGGAGTGAAGAAGAAAGATGCCAAAGATCAGGACAAACAAGTCGGCAGCGAAGAGGTTCAAGATCACCGGGACGGGGAAGATCACTCGACGCAAGAGCCACAATAACCACCAGTTCCTGCACAAGCGCAATAGCACCAAGCGTGCTCTTGAAGGCGAGCCGGTACTGTTCCGAGGCGAGACAAAGCGCGTTAAGCGACTTCTCGTTCTGTAGTTTTATTCCCGACTTCGTCGGGACCCGACCCCTTACCGCTACCGCTCTTGATTGAGCTGGGACCCGGTGGAAAGATACTAAACAGGAGATAAAGAATGGCAAGAATTAAACGTGGCCTTATGCGCCACAAACGCCACAAGAAGATCATTGGCAAGGCCAAGGGTTACTTCGGGCGAAAGAAGAACGTTTTCCGACGTGCTAACGAGCAGGTCATGAAGTCGGGGCAGTACGCCTTCCGAGACCGACGAGCCAAGAAGCGCGATTTCCGTCGCCTTTGGATCGTTCGTATCACCGCTGCTTGCTCGCACTGCGACATCAAGTACAGCCAGCTGAT encodes the following:
- a CDS encoding 3-hydroxyacyl-CoA dehydrogenase/enoyl-CoA hydratase family protein yields the protein MGSLANRLKTGNTVCVIGAGTMGSGIAAHLANVGFNVTLLDLTTQSVNACFDRAKTAKPPHFFVRGTADKIRLGSIEENLDWVKGADWVCEAIIEKLDAKRALYDKLETLLDPDALISTNTSGLEISLLVEGRSDSFKKRFFGTHFFNPPRYLKLLELIDTDHTTPEAHAAVTEFLEKRVARRVVHALDTPGFIANRYGMWSMYHAIHIAEKLQLSIEQVDLITGPFLGRPRSGSFRLNDIVGLDIMQDIARNQFARCPEDPYIGTLINPKSMDHLLSHGNIGNKAGKGYYDKIGHDYLSFNLTTHAYHPRIEPNLPTVTDNLRKPLAERLKIGLSARDEVGEFLRLYLLPTLRYADYLKASICYSVQDFDRVMQWGFGWEAGPFEMIDMIGSQTVLGADKQFYTAEGQLAPTEFERFAIVREPAYRPLTDYPIVATQGLVDVRDLGEGVRSLELRTKMGSVPPQGVEDLHALLDQEPEGRFVFASSTKAFSVGFDLKFFLDAIEREDWIGIESALERLQSLGEKLASRRVVAALHGYALGGGLELAMSCPQVVALSDAQIGLPESRVGLIPGGRGVTMMRQRSQGGPQMMRDTIGLMTSGYVATNAVEARQNGFLRDQDKVAFHPDMLITRARELALTVEPTPAQDWTPMPPHTAGMVDEKLKDPTYTAYDVLIGDQLKHCMVKATSYEDCLRLERERFLLLCQRPETKARVAHMLETGKPLRN
- the infC gene encoding translation initiation factor IF-3, producing MNGRLLKHRELRIVGSEGEQLGVMTTRDALDQARSQGLDLIMVAPHAQPPVAKIADYGKHKYLEGKLGKDKKPKGQELKGIKISPRIAENDMAHLSRNAIKFLEHGDKVKVTCMFRQRELAHPENGLKRLEHFAELVSEVGTVERPPNLDGRQMIMVLMPKPGVKKKDAKDQDKQVGSEEVQDHRDGEDHSTQEPQ
- the rpmI gene encoding 50S ribosomal protein L35; its protein translation is MPKIRTNKSAAKRFKITGTGKITRRKSHNNHQFLHKRNSTKRALEGEPVLFRGETKRVKRLLVL
- the rplT gene encoding 50S ribosomal protein L20 encodes the protein MARIKRGLMRHKRHKKIIGKAKGYFGRKKNVFRRANEQVMKSGQYAFRDRRAKKRDFRRLWIVRITAACSHCDIKYSQLIHGLNTQGIQLNRKMLSELAIADMSAFKAVVESARKGL